Genomic DNA from Alkalihalobacterium alkalinitrilicum:
ACATAAAACACTAAAATGCGGATGTTTTCCTTTAACTTTAATGATCAATTCTCGAATATGCCCTGCTGTATCAACTGTATCTTTAATTCCAACGACATGTGGGTAGTGATCAACTAATTTCAGGACAAAATCTGGTGATAAGTCTTGCCCTGTTAATCCAGGGAAATTATATAATAGGATAGGTAGATCCACATTTTCAGCAATTTCCGCATAATGCTGATATAGGTGTTCTTCGGATAAGGGCCAATAATACGGATTAATGACAACAACACCATCTGCTCCAACCTTCTTACTATGAAGGCTCAACTCAATTACTTCTTTTGTGCTCGTACTTCCAGTCCCTATTAGAACTGGAACGCGTCCTTTTACATAATCCACTGCAAATTGTGCAACCTCTTTGCGCTCTACAACTGACATCTGGCTAAATTCTCCACCCGTACCTAGAAAAAACAGTCCATCAACTTGTGATTCAATTAAAAAATCAATGAGCTTCCCCGTACTTTTTTGATCCAGCTTTCCTTCATTTGTAAAAACAGTTGATACTGGCGGAATGACTCCTTTAATACGAACAGCATTATTCATTTTTTCTCTCCCTTCACTTTTAATTATAATTAACTACAAACAATATGAACTGGGTTCATGATACCCAATTTCAACTTTTATATCCATCCATTACTCGCCTTCTTTAACGACAAATAACGCACCTACTTCATGTAGTGTGCGTTTTGTTGAAGTGGATTATTAAACCATTTTCGATCATTTTTGTACAGATCACGACGTAAACATACCGTTACCTTACATTTGCTTTTTTACTCAATTGATCTACTACTTCCATACCAATCCGAATGGATGCAGTTGCCGCTGGAGAAGGAGCGTTACAAACATGCACGCATTTTTTCCCTATAATAATATGAAAGTCATCCACTAAGCTACCATCTGGTTTCAAAGCTTGAGCTCTCACACCAGATGGTGCTACAACAAGATCTCTTTCTTGAATTTCGGGTATTAACTGTTGTAAAGTTTTTACAAATTTTGCTTTATTTAAAGAACGAATGACTTCTTCAAAACCTTCCTTCATATGCTTATTAGCTAATTTCCAAAATCCACGGTACGCTAAGACCTCAAT
This window encodes:
- a CDS encoding dihydrodipicolinate synthase family protein, with amino-acid sequence MNNAVRIKGVIPPVSTVFTNEGKLDQKSTGKLIDFLIESQVDGLFFLGTGGEFSQMSVVERKEVAQFAVDYVKGRVPVLIGTGSTSTKEVIELSLHSKKVGADGVVVINPYYWPLSEEHLYQHYAEIAENVDLPILLYNFPGLTGQDLSPDFVLKLVDHYPHVVGIKDTVDTAGHIRELIIKVKGKHPHFSVLCGFDDHLFNTLSLGGDGVISASGNFAPELTVGIYHAFQSNDIKLAVKLHQRLAYIPLMYKLDSPFVNVIKEAMKMRGHDISTYVLPPARPLSEQKKQELKSILENAELL